The genomic interval ACAACTGCGCAGCAGAGTTATCGAGTGTTACCACAAAGTTCGAGGTGGAAGTTGGGAAGGATTTGTGTATCATGTTGGGATATGATGGCGATAAAGCCATGGGTCACCTCACTGCTGGTGGGTCTGTGGCCAACATTGAAGCAATTTGGGCTGGAAGAAATGTCAAATACTTTCCATTAGGATTGCAGGAGGCTTTGCTGAAGGAAGAAAAACTTGCTGCTGCTAAAGGTTATAAGGTGAATATACTTAAGGGAAAAGACTTTAATAACTTTCAAAACGAAATTGGCGTCAGCTTCTGTGTTTTTTAGCGCTGTCATTCAGCTTTTGTAAGGTGGACTCGTTCAAAACGTAATTCGCATGTATATCAACGGATAAGATTTTCATGGGAACATTAAATCCTTTCCTCAGGTAGATCTACTGATTACTTTTGCGTAATCGAAGTGGTTAATATATCTAatgatttcaattatttttatcattatcatagtCACTACCATCATTACTTTTGTTAAGAAGACTGCTCGGAAGATAGCCATGCTTGATAGCTTGATGGCTTGATGTTCTCAAGTTTCAAACAACCCGATCTAAAATTCTGTGCCGACAAAAGCCAATTCCATGCTGGAAAACTTTTGGCCCGCTTTAAAGGATATGTTTAACAGTattctactgaaaaaaaaggaaaacaatttccaGCTATATCTTTCATGCTTAATTCCTGATTAGATAACCTTTCCTCAAAGAGGAGGAGAAAAAGGAGAACTTCAGAGTGCTTCCCGATGGGAACTCCTCAATCTTGACGTCGACACCATTCTAAGAATGCCAAAAGACGTGGAAGATTTAACTGGTCTCCAGCATCAAGAGTTCATGGGCGTCATGGAGCAGTATCTCTATGAATCTGTTGGAGCGCAAGAGTTTGCTCGCCGCCACATGTTGACACAGAGTCCTTGTGTGATTGTACCAAGCACAGCACACATATCCCTTACCAAAGCAGTTACAATTCTAGGACTGGGACGAGAGAGCCTCGTCACTGTGGCAGTTGACGAAGATGCACGGATGGAACCAAAGGGTTTGTTCATTATGATGCTCGATATAACTTTGAGGTTTGAGTGTAAGAGAACGACAAAGTagacaaggtaaagaaaaaatgagCACGAAAACCTACTTGGCTTAACTTTCACTGTTTGCGCTACAAAAGTCTAAAGCCGTGCTTATTAATATTTGATCCAAAACCCTTTCTGGAAGAGGAAGGAATGTAGGCCGATAGACCCAATCCGGCTACTTTGAACTGTTTCACTGACGTCCACGACTTAAAATTTACTTATAGCATTCGAATGAATCTCACCTTGCACGTGCTGTCTTTTTTCAGATCTGGAAAGAATTTTGcaggaaaaactaaaaaacgaGATTCCGGTGATTACAGTTTTGTCTGTTATGGGTACAACAGAAGAGAGCGCGCTGGATCCACTCACAGCGATTTTGGAACTTCGAGAAAAGTTTAGAGCTAAGGTACATCTAACAGAACAGAATGAACCCCTTCTGTAGTAGAACCCCGCTAACTCAAATTCGAACTCCCAGGGGAAACAAAAAAGAGTTCGATTTGCCTGAATAAGTAGTAAATAACTGAAAACGGGGTTTCTGTGCAAGTAACCGAGGTTTTACTGTAGTTCTGCCCATATTTTGAGCCTGAAACTGGAGCCTTTCTCAAATTTAAACATGATTGAAcgactttttttaaattcggaATTACGTAAGTGCAGTTGTGGAGCAGGTTGGCTTGGGATAATGCTGTCGTCAGGCCAAGGACTCCAGAGGAGCGGATCATGTTTGTTCTTGCTTAAACGTACTTCAAATGACTAACTTCTAAATTTCTTCGCACTTAAAACCGCTCTTAGGTCAGGTTGCAATTATGTTTTTTCTCCGGCCTCACGTATCTCTACTTCTTCTTAAAATCTAAGACGAAAGGTTAAACCTCAATGTTATCTCACATTACAATCACGATGCTGGGGCGCCAAGCTATTTCATTCACTCTTCTTTATCGTCATACAGGGCCTTTGCTTCAGCTTGCACGCGGACGGGGCTTGGGGAGGATACTTCTGTAGCATGTTACGAGATCCTAAGAGTAATCTTGTAGCCGCTGGTAGCGAGGGATTTGTTCCCGAGTTGTGGCTGAGTCCATATGTTAAAGAGCAGTTGTCAGCCATGGACCAGTGCGATACCATCACTATTGACCCACACAAATCTGGCTTCTGTCCTTACCCCGCTGGAGCATTATGCTACAGAGACAAGTTGATGAACACCTTTCTTCAGATCACCACCACTGTTGTGTATTATCATGGAGACATGAGACTTGGAGACATCGGTATCGAAGGATCCAAACCAGGAGCTGCTGCCGCTGGGGTCATGTTGGCAAACAGGGTAAGAGTTCACTCGTCGTTTATCACGTCGGAGGGGGgcaaggggaaggggaaggggaagatgattttttttatgggGAAGGATCATATGGCTTTCAGGGAGGACGGTGAGGGGATCAGGATCAacacagagtataaaagggagGAACTATAGAAAATTCACGGCATGAGATGGGGGGGGGGAATGATTATAAGGATGTTACAGGGgataaggtaaattttattgttacatAAACACGAAACAAAACcttttctcccccccccctcccccaccagCCCAAAGTAAGGAATAATGATAACCAGTCCTTAGATACAAACCTGCCCTTCCTCTCGctttccaaataaaaaattcctcaattatttaaaaaaaaaaaaaaaaaaaaaaaaaaagacggacACTTTCGGGGATATTCCGGCATAGATCTGAAGTACAATTGAGGTTTTTCATTGCAATAAGTATATGTACTATATTAATTTGACCCGTTGTTCTGTACCAAATGTGATGAATAGATCCTCTCTAACAAATTGCAGTTTAAGCGAATGcattctagaaaaaaatttagactTCGAACTAATTCTATAGAGTCTGATTAGAAAACCGTGCCTTCCTGATTGTGATTTGGCACCTCAACCAACCAAGCTACGAAGTCACTTGTTGGGAGAAAGACAATTTTTGCTTTCAGACTATTTGTCTTAGTTCCACGCTGGTCATAAATGATCCCAAAAATAGTCCTCATTTAATTGAGTGacaagaatatttttcattcaaaccTTAAAATCATATAATGTTCCAAGATTTTTAAGCAATTTGAAGACGCAGAAGTTGTGTTGTTGGTGTGTAATTGCATGCTTCGTATGTGATCATATGTAGGTCATCGGTCTCGACAAGAATGGCTACGGTCGTATCCTAGCTGAATGCATGTTTACTGCCAAGATCATGTACTGCCTGTGGGTAACACTAGCTCAGGACGATGACACCTTTGTCTTGGAAACGACGAAATCGCTtccaaaaatatacaaaaagaTGTCAGAAAAGCAGCAAAAGGAGTTTATCAGAGAGAGGATTCTGGGGAAAAGCAACGAAGAACTCgttaaggtatttttttttcaatgatccACGTACAGAGTCACGTATTTTTCTGATGAGGAATTTACTGAATCGGGCCGGAAGAATGAGTTCACCTGACATTACCTCTGCCATGTTGGAAGAGAATATCAGTCAAGTGAGggttttaacaattttttaatgaaaattatttcaggaGGCGTGGAGTACTTTGTGAAGTTCAATTAATTGCTCAAAGATTGTCTGTATCGTATCTTGATAtctaacaagaaaaaaattctggctAGAAAGTAACCTGCTGCCTCTTTAACTTACAGGATGAAGAAGCTATGGAGTATCTCCTGGAGGTTGGTCCTGACACCATGACACCGTGTTTTTCTGCCAACTTGAAAGGAAACAGAAGTGTTGAAAAGTGCAATGAGATCAACTTGGCACTATTCCAGGACCTGTGTCACACATCTAGCGAGCACACCGCGCGTCGAGTTCCAATGATTGTGACAGCATCAAGTTTGGTTCCCCATAAACACAGTGCTGCTGTTCTGAATTTCAAGAAAAGATTAGGGGTAGGAATCATGGGGCTATATATGGGGGTTAAGATACATAATGACAAATGTCTTTAAGGGCCGATGATAATCCAGGGTTATTACCATCGCTTTTCTGAGCTTAGCGCATACAACTGCAGCCGTGTGATTCTCTGTTACAGCACTTGTCGATGGAGTAGCAGAACCCAAAATCATAAAAGTGCTTACTATGGTTAATCAGAGGAATATTAGATGTCAAACGGAGCCAATAACAACTCTCAGTAAAAACCGAACTTAATAATGGTCCAGAGAATGGCGCgaattttctagaccaatcgCTGCGTGAAGTCAAGACGAATGCAACCTGGATTTCAGGTtgcttttaatcttttcttcgTTCACGGCAATATatctttattatttcttttgaaatttagttGGAGCACGACAATGACACACCTGTCAAATTCATCATCACAACCTGCATGGATCCATGGGCCACGTCCACAGAATTCTTAGACGACATGGGTGACATTTTGAGGAATGCAATCCTTAACGCAATTGGAACGGTGAGGAAGTATCATATCTTGTTTCTTGGGTGGGAGCGGGAATGGAAACGCTTTTTGTCAGTTAAGTTAGCTCTTGTCCTTATCTTTAATACCTCTTTTTCAGTGCACCGATGCCAAAGTTCTCCACAACTTTGTCACCACAGGAGTTGTCAATCAGGAGAACGAAGTGATCGCATCTTACATCGGAGACTTCAACAATGTTTCCAAGCAGTATGACAACGTGGTGAAACTGAAGTTCCTCCAAGACAAAGACGCCGAAAAGTATATTTCCATGCAAGAAAAACTGCCTAAGGCCAGCAGTGAGCCTCAGCCAATTGTGTTTAGAAGCAAAAGACAAAGGTTCCACGAAATCTTCTTTGAAGAGTCCGAGTACGCTGGTGAAAAGGAAGAGTTCGATTGCTTCGTTGGTATGCCTTCTGATCATGACAAGAATCCATTCATGTCTGTAGAGATGAAGATCATTGATGTTCCACGTTACGAGCACTTTGACAAGGGCGATTACCCAGATCACGCTAACTACTTCATGTATGGCGACAAGGAGAGTGTGTTCCTGTTTCACATTCCGACCAAAAGTCCAGATTTCTTTCAGGTAAATGACTTTTTTGGTTTAGCTAACTAAAGAAAGTCTCATATATAGACGATTTCTTCTCAGAGATTAAAATTTACATGGTAACCGCTACAAGAAAGTGTTTTATCAACATTTCTGACAACCACCGTCATCAACTTCACGTAAGAAAAGGAGCTCAGCTAAATTTAATTGATTAGGGGGGAGGAGACAAACCGGAAAATTACAGAGTGTCCAACATCGGAAAAGGTTTAGGATTCTTGTTTTTTCACCACTTGAATCACTACCTTACAGGGGAGAGGGGTAAGATGCTCACCCCTGGCCTCCCTGGTTACGACCCTGCACAAGAGTTTTTGTTTACTAAATGAGTCCGCATACAGCCAAATGCCATTTTCCTACTCCTTGAACAGCATGTTATTTTATTCCATATTTTTCTCTGCCAAGTGACGTTTTTCCATTTATGCCTCTGGTTTAAGATGATCCTCGTGATAGTGCACTGTCTTGCCCCAGGACACAATTTTTTGAAGATAATTCTCTCCGTTCAATCTTAAAAGGTGGTTCAGCTTGATGGCGTCCCTGATCATGTTGGCACGGAGAAGGTGGAGGACTTGTTGCTCAGATATGGAACCGAGGTGGAGATTCCGAGCATCTCTGGTTCACCAAAGATCGAGCTTGGAGAGGTTCAAGACCCCTTGACCAAGAACAACTACGACATCTCCTTCGTGGGAATCGATGGTGCGGAAGTCGCGTCCGAAGTGAAAATAGCAAGGAAAATCTGGTTTTCTGGAACTACCGTGTAATGGTTAGACGTTAAATGGGACTTCGTATGGTTCACAGACTGTgaaatttcctcaaattttaTCTTTGTAGACACGAAAGTCCTTTTGTAAAAGTTCACTTTTCTTTGTGAGGTATCCCTGCTGATGTGTAAATTCAGTTTTGCAAAAGTTTCCGATCTACCACTCACTGACCAAACTGGGTGGCGATAAGGTAATACTTAAACGTTCGGTATAAGTATTCCCTGCCACCATAATGTAAGAGTTCACTTTTCCTTTAGCATCTACTTAAACCCAACACTGTTATATTGCTTGTTCTTTCCTTGATGTCAGGTCGGAAAATAAAATCTGTGCAGAACTACATGGTCTTTTTAGCTGCGGTGGTAATGTTTCGATGTAAACCGTAGTACGTTTTCGACCACagtttatcatttttaattctaaGAGAAAAAcgaagggaaaaattaaaaaatgcacaCTTTGTGAATTCTGAACGTGAATCCTGATTAAATATCAATTCTATGTATTCAAAGGATTTTTGATAAACGCATTAATCGAAATATCGTTAAACGCAATTAGAATCGTTTCTCACGTTATCAGTAGTGCTGAAAATAATTTGCCAAAGAAACGAGCTTGACTGCGAGTGCTTAGAAAGATCCTTCTTTCAGTGCTTAGCTATTTGGAAAACATACCTTTGAACGGATGGAAAAGTTTCTTGTTGTGTATATTCGCTCATGTTTCGCCAGAGAACTTTCGGTTTAATTTATaccgatggaaaatttgttaAACCTAGACACTTGATTGACACAACCATggtaaataatcaatttttgtgCCTCAAACTATATTTCATAACCAGCTCAATGTATAAACAGTTTTCATAAAGAAAGGATTTCGTGAACTGATATTTTcctcattaaaaattttctcaataTCTAGAATGCACCCGGTGGCAAATTTCAGCTCAAGAAGTCGTGTTTTGAATTTACGAACTTTAGTTGTGAAGCAATTATgaacaacttttgttttttgtggaaCATTTGGTGGATATCTGAAAAATTAATGtgctttaaattaaattttaaatttcagagATTATAAATGCAAGGCAGCCCCCAAATTCTAACCACTTTTAAGAGTTTAATTAGACTGCAGATAACCGTATGTGTAAAAGGCATTAATTACTGGCAAAAAAATCGGTTCAAGTTTTCTTCATACTttcaacaaaagcaaaacattacatttctaaacgaaaaaaatggagaaatttcaTACAACGGAACTTCAATATAATACCTCTAAAAGCCAGAAGCCAATTAACTAATAGGAAAGATccaaatttgttttgataatgatgaatattcatttttaatatgGCACAAAAATTATTAAGCGAAAACAGATCAGTTTTCGATCTAATGACTTCGCAATCATTAGGTCGGCAAATATGAGTGGGTATTTTGCCTTCTAAGTGTTTTTGTTCCGTCAAATCAGCTTTCACAATGTCTTGCAATTCAGGTTAGAATCCAAAGAGGCTTTGGAGAGAGTTGAAAGGGGAATCTGATTATTACGTTGATAGTCTTGCCCTTGACTTTTTTcaatggtaaattttgagttgCCGTATTTATTCAGCCTAAactgaaagttttaatttagccaCCTCCTTTACATCCTTTACAAGGATTCTGATAACATTTGAAATAGCGGTTTTGAAACCAATAACGTGGAGAAATCTTTCCCAGGAACAGTTTCCAAGAACAATTCCATCCGGCAGTAATTTGCCAGATGTAAGTAATATTCCATCTTTAATAAGACTCCGCTGAACGTGACAATTATTGCACCGAGAACCTTTCAAAGCattgtctttttatttatgTTGAAAGATGTTAGagaattttcacattttctggAACGATTTCTTAGAATATCAATGTAGGTTGAACAAAATTCGAGTATTTAGAATTTTACTCAGATTAAAACCCTTGgtattaaaatttcattctaaCCACTTTGAATTCGTGTAAACTCCATCTTCAGCAAAAAAGCCGATATTATCATCACCAAATACATTACAGCTACGCCTGTGTCATTAAACCAGCCGACAGTTAGGAATATGATTTCCTACTGCTTACGTCATCAGTAACTCGATGACAATTTCGTTGAAAGGTGGCAGAAGTGCATGATTCAAACTGCAGTTAAGCCCTTCTTCGCGGGGAGTTTTAGCATGAACTCGTCAATCTTTTAGACTTGCTTTCCCCATCCTGCTGGAATTTTGGTGAAATTTAGGCATATCAACAAAACAATCTAAGCTGTCGAAACGATTGGATCAGGTAAGATACGATTTACAGCGTTCGTGAATATCCTTTTCCAACTCCGTTCAAATTACGACTCATATATATATTATAAgaaccatttcttttatttcgttATCGAGCTTTAAAATTCACCATCTTTCCCATGCAGCAGTTTactatattttttgttttatttcagttttcttgctTCCTTATTGATAGAAGACTTGTGCACCACAACTTAACTGCACATCTAACAGACCAACAGCTAAAATTTTCCCTCTGGGGCGACAATCTTAAAAAGATGGATTGTGAACCACCAACATATCTTTCTTACTTCTCTATGATTGCATCACTGTGCCTCTCGTGCATTACCATCGCGGGAAACCTTTTCGTCTTGTTGGCAGTTTATCAAGACCCTTACAAAGAACTGCGCAAACCTTTCACTGTCTTAATCGCTAACCTGGCACTGGCAGATTTGACCGCGGGCGCCATAACAGAACCGATGGCGGTGTACTTCACATATCAGGAAGTGCAAGGAAGTGTAGTAAATGATCTGGCCGTGTATATTACGCATTTGAGCTATTTCATGTCATGCACTACTTCAGTATTAACCCTTAGTGTTCTTGCAATTGATAGATATCTAGCCATATCGTATTCTTTGTGGTATAAATGTCATGTCACTTTGTCTTGCACCATAAAAATCTGCATGGCTTTATGGATCATGTCTGTGCTATTATCACTGACATACATCAAGACAGGTTATATCAATTTTGCGTTTGTTTTTGCCAACACGGCAGTGCTTAGTACAGCATGTGTTCTAGTTTTCGCTTATTACCGAATATTTAAATCTCTCAGGATTCGCACGATTCAAGTGGGAGTCTTGCACGAGGGTAGAAGTCAACGGTGGGAAAGGCAGAAGTCACTGCTTTTAGAAAGCAAATTAACCAAGCTATTTCAGACTTTTGAGGTCTGACACATTTTAAGGTTGTTTTCGCTTAATACTTCTGTCCAAAGAGCTACTATCTCACCCAGAACGAACTAGGAATCCAATAAATCATTCATAATGACACATTTTTATAACAATCAGGCTCTTTTAATGTTACACTTGTTACATGATGGCAACATGATATCGATATAAACTACAATTAATTTGCAGGctttgttagatttttcctGTTTCCAAGACAAGGGGTCGTTTTTCTTTACTGCAATTTTCCAATGTGCAATTTGTATACGCATTCCCCAAATCGTGTCACACAGCAAAGCTTTTCCTCGCACGATTTGCTGATCATCATACAACAAGGGATGATGGGAAAACACTTTTTCTGTATAGGACGAAGCAGAATAGCAATAAGTCAGCCCTCAATGTATTTACTAGCATAAATAGCATAAGGCCTGTAGAGcagttttcatttcagtttcgaaaattgaaaacaaaataatataaggGATCAATCAGAGCGAAGGTTTACATTATAATTAACCAATGACTagactcaaagtgaaaaaaagcaAACCGCTTTAAGCGCAGAAAATCGCCATTGACCAATTCGcttttgcttttggttttgcatctgattggttgagaggatggcacGATTTTTAAGGACCAATCATAGATAAAAGTTAAGATTCTAAGTTTTACTTTACTAATCTGGATCTACATCAGTGGGAGACCATTCATTGATTATCGCTGGGTTTGGAGGGGGGAAAGAGTGGTTTGCCCACTGGGTATGAAAATGAGAGGATCTTGAAAATTGAGTGACCCTAGTAAGGGCCTTTGAAATAACTGAAATGATATTAAGGGAGGGGAGGGCAGGGAATTGAAGTTAAAGACAAGCAAAGAGTTAAACATCTTATTAAGCAACAGGGAATGTTTTTCAGGGTTTTTACAACGTGATCTCATGCTGGAAGTTGGTAGAACGCGAGAAAAACTTGTAAACAGACTCAATTTGGGAATAACTCCCAACACTAACCCGCTTGAATCTCTGTTTCCTTGCAATGTTTCAAGAACCGGGTAAAGAGAGGGAAAATTAACGAGagagtgaaagaaaaatataaaaaggaacaAGAACGTACCTCTTCCTCGGAAGGTTCGTAGTCTGCACTTTTGAGACACAAGCCAAATTGCTTGAGACATCTCAATTCCTCACAGGCGCTGTTTGCTGCATTCTTACAACTCTTGAACTGCACAACACACTTCAATCcaacaaaattaatcaaaattagaTCAAGTGAATGTAATTTAAGGGAACAACCTCATCTCTTCGAGCATTCTGTGGCGTAGTACTGGATCGCAGATCGGTCGAAATCGGGAACTCAGATCTCTTTGTACGTTTTGCCATGCTCTTAACTCACATTAATCTCTCGCGAACCGCCACTCGTTTTGGCTCGTGCCCTAAACTGACTGTCTGGGACAGGCTTGATTCTCTTTGTTTCAATCTCACAATAAACGAATTGAACATCTATCTTTGCCTACTTTTTATTTGAGCTTACCTCATCCTCTCTTCATAGCCGCGATAACACATACGTCAAACATTTGCGCAGCTGCGAAAGTTGTAATAGCTGCTGTCAGACTGCCAGAACTAAGTCCTATGTAGTCATGTCGAGGTTTAAACGAACGCTTAAACCAGTGACTTGTTTTAAAACCGTATAAAGAGAAGGGTCGAGTTTTCGTTTtccgtatttttgtctttttttaccTAAGTTTCtatgatttcaatttattttcacaaatcTTGCCTGACAGGAGTtgtttataatatttttctatGAAATATTTGGCGTGAAATTGGCGTGCAGCTGGCAAAAATTGATCTCTTTACTcatgcccgacgtttgaccACTGTGTTGGGTGTGATTCTATACTTACTCTTAACAAGCCTGGTTGAATGCTTGGCCTAACGCTCGGCTGAAACTCACGCTTGAAGCTTGTCTCGAAGCCATTGTCCATCTTCACCAAATGATAAAGCTGCCTCTTCATTTCATGGTCTTCTCCCCTGACGTACTCCAACATGGCCTGAGGGTGGAATTCCGACGCCCATTCTGCTTGAACAAAGACGGAAATTGCTGCGAGAAACAACAAAGCTAGAATTGCCTTCATGTTGACGCGTCCTGGTCTCAGTGCTCTAGAAACACGTTGTGAAAAGGGATACACAGGCTTCTTTATATAGAACCCGGTTCAAGCGAGGGTTTCGCGTTCCTCGCGCATCTTTTATCGAGAAGACAAAAGCCTCTTCGATGTGTTTAGACAGCTTTTCTACCGCCTACCGCCTGTTTGCGGAGCAacttaaaagaaattattttcgtgttaaattaaaaaagtctgTTTTCTCACCGTGTTGCTAAGCTTTTGTTTCGTGTTGACGTTTAGTCAGAGGAAACTAGTTTTGTGCGGGCTGATAATTTTGCGCCTGATGTAATTTAAGTTTCTCGGAGTAAAGAAGTATTTATTTAACGGATTTTGTAAAGAGCAAACAAATTAAGAGCCCTCCTCAGGTAAACCTTCTCCTGCTCTTATCACGAAAAGGACGGGAAAAATCAACCATTGTGTGAGGGTGCCCTTCCATTTTTCGATTCTGAATTAATCGAGGATTTCAAGAacaactcaaaaaaaatttttttaactatatttaattttttaaaaatattaacg from Pocillopora verrucosa isolate sample1 chromosome 14, ASM3666991v2, whole genome shotgun sequence carries:
- the LOC131779716 gene encoding uncharacterized protein: MFRPRQKRTAQIAAGSGGRKPRLSKAPMYTPRREVLYRGGNKEGKHDHWAALGAWFLGPKAENGDVFKDLLTGAIDHHIAFRHNYFPCDPPYVTDELREAASFKNSMEHLKTEVDNLQKDLEKSVPFFSSRYKGHVLWETVMPANLGYMTAMLFNQNNCAAELSSVTTKFEVEVGKDLCIMLGYDGDKAMGHLTAGGSVANIEAIWAGRNVKYFPLGLQEALLKEEKLAAAKGYKITFPQRGGEKGELQSASRWELLNLDVDTILRMPKDVEDLTGLQHQEFMGVMEQYLYESVGAQEFARRHMLTQSPCVIVPSTAHISLTKAVTILGLGRESLVTVAVDEDARMEPKDLERILQEKLKNEIPVITVLSVMGTTEESALDPLTAILELREKFRAKGLCFSLHADGAWGGYFCSMLRDPKSNLVAAGSEGFVPELWLSPYVKEQLSAMDQCDTITIDPHKSGFCPYPAGALCYRDKLMNTFLQITTTVVYYHGDMRLGDIGIEGSKPGAAAAGVMLANRVIGLDKNGYGRILAECMFTAKIMYCLWVTLAQDDDTFVLETTKSLPKIYKKMSEKQQKEFIRERILGKSNEELVKDEEAMEYLLEVGPDTMTPCFSANLKGNRSVEKCNEINLALFQDLCHTSSEHTARRVPMIVTASSLVPHKHSAAVLNFKKRLGLEHDNDTPVKFIITTCMDPWATSTEFLDDMGDILRNAILNAIGTCTDAKVLHNFVTTGVVNQENEVIASYIGDFNNVSKQYDNVVKLKFLQDKDAEKYISMQEKLPKASSEPQPIVFRSKRQRFHEIFFEESEYAGEKEEFDCFVGMPSDHDKNPFMSVEMKIIDVPRYEHFDKGDYPDHANYFMYGDKESVFLFHIPTKSPDFFQVVQLDGVPDHVGTEKVEDLLLRYGTEVEIPSISGSPKIELGEVQDPLTKNNYDISFVGIDGAEVASEVKIARKIWFSGTTV
- the LOC131779733 gene encoding 5-hydroxytryptamine receptor 7-like, producing MDCEPPTYLSYFSMIASLCLSCITIAGNLFVLLAVYQDPYKELRKPFTVLIANLALADLTAGAITEPMAVYFTYQEVQGSVVNDLAVYITHLSYFMSCTTSVLTLSVLAIDRYLAISYSLWYKCHVTLSCTIKICMALWIMSVLLSLTYIKTGYINFAFVFANTAVLSTACVLVFAYYRIFKSLRIRTIQVGVLHEGRSQRWERQKSLLLESKLTKLFQTFEV
- the LOC131779721 gene encoding uncharacterized protein, which produces MKAILALLFLAAISVFVQAEWASEFHPQAMLEYVRGEDHEMKRQLYHLVKMDNGFETSFKREFQPSVRPSIQPGLLRCVVQFKSCKNAANSACEELRCLKQFGLCLKSADYEPSEEEKKCFPIIPCCMMISKSCEEKLCCVTRFGECVYKLHIGKLQ